One genomic window of Actinomycetota bacterium includes the following:
- the hisS gene encoding histidine--tRNA ligase, translated as MAQLQAPKGVPEYFPPRSSAFLAVREALAKPAQLAGYGYVELPIFEDTALYVRGVGESTDVVAKEMYTFEDRGGRSLSLRPEGTAGVMRLVIEHGLDRGPLPVKVWYAGPFFRAERPQQGRYRQLQQVGIEAIGSMDPAVDAEVIAIADAGFRSLGLQQFTLQLTSLGCAECRPAYRALLQDFLAKLDLDGPTKERAALNPLRVLDDKRPEVQALLVGAPYMVDHLCADCGLHYDKVREHLQTLDVQWTESPSLVRGLDYYTRTAFEFTHALLGAQSGIGGGGRYDGLMESLGGQDLSGIGFGIGTDRTLLACEAELLQVGAATLIDVFAIPMGSQAKEQLIALGAQLRRDGIRFDLAFGDRGLKGAMKAADRSGAPWVLVLGEHELADGTVVIRDMSRGEQETVPWESVQPILMQRISDQNMQNTEGAHS; from the coding sequence GTGGCTCAATTACAGGCTCCCAAAGGGGTTCCCGAGTATTTTCCGCCGCGCAGTTCGGCCTTTCTCGCGGTTCGAGAGGCCCTGGCCAAACCCGCTCAGTTGGCCGGCTACGGCTATGTCGAATTGCCGATCTTCGAAGACACCGCGCTGTATGTGCGTGGTGTCGGTGAATCCACGGATGTTGTCGCCAAGGAGATGTACACCTTTGAGGATCGTGGCGGTCGGTCGCTTTCCTTGCGGCCCGAAGGTACGGCCGGAGTCATGCGCCTGGTAATTGAGCATGGGCTTGATCGTGGCCCGCTTCCCGTGAAGGTCTGGTACGCCGGACCCTTCTTCAGAGCAGAACGTCCACAACAGGGGCGTTACCGACAACTGCAACAGGTGGGGATCGAAGCCATCGGCTCGATGGACCCAGCAGTGGATGCAGAGGTCATCGCCATTGCCGATGCGGGCTTTCGGTCACTGGGTCTGCAGCAGTTCACCTTGCAGCTGACCTCACTTGGATGCGCTGAGTGTCGTCCGGCATATCGTGCGCTTCTACAGGACTTTCTGGCGAAACTCGATCTCGATGGTCCCACTAAGGAGCGCGCGGCACTCAACCCGCTTCGGGTGCTGGATGACAAGCGTCCTGAAGTGCAAGCGTTGCTCGTTGGCGCGCCGTACATGGTGGATCACCTGTGTGCGGATTGCGGCTTGCATTACGACAAAGTGCGCGAGCATTTGCAAACTCTCGATGTGCAATGGACGGAGTCCCCGTCACTTGTCCGAGGTTTGGATTACTACACGCGAACAGCTTTCGAATTCACGCACGCACTTCTTGGCGCCCAATCGGGAATCGGCGGTGGCGGTCGGTACGACGGCTTGATGGAATCGCTCGGCGGGCAGGATCTGTCGGGAATCGGTTTTGGAATCGGCACCGATCGAACTTTGCTCGCTTGCGAGGCCGAGTTATTGCAAGTCGGTGCGGCCACATTGATCGACGTCTTCGCCATTCCGATGGGGTCCCAGGCCAAGGAGCAACTGATCGCGCTGGGCGCCCAACTTCGACGAGACGGCATTCGCTTTGATCTGGCATTCGGCGACCGGGGACTCAAGGGCGCGATGAAAGCGGCTGATAGAAGCGGGGCTCCATGGGTGCTCGTCCTTGGCGAGCATGAACTTGCCGATGGCACTGTGGTGATTCGCGATATGTCTCGCGGTGAGCAGGAGACGGTGCCGTGGGAGAGTGTGCAGCCGATCCTGATGCAGAGGATCTCGGACCAGAACATGCAAAATACTGAAGGAGCTCATTCGTGA
- a CDS encoding shikimate dehydrogenase → MRHAAVLGSPIAHSLSPALHRAAYAALGLDWTYEAIEVSEIQLEGFLANLDESWAGLSLTMPLKEVAIELCVQVDPTALAIRSVNTLLPVAAGWFGTNTDVAGIVHSLEEIDLEAGLDSALILGAGATARSAIAALAKMQVRNLGVTARRPEQLSELIELAHAFDISASAVGWEPKAESMNVALVISSLPGEAGSSWAEAAKSTNAALLDVAYHPWPTPLAAAWPNARIASGRSMLLWQAVEQVRLMTGLEAPVEAMRASLN, encoded by the coding sequence ATGAGGCACGCTGCAGTTCTCGGATCACCGATCGCCCACAGCCTCAGCCCAGCTCTGCACCGGGCGGCCTATGCCGCGCTCGGTCTGGATTGGACTTACGAAGCCATTGAAGTATCCGAGATTCAACTCGAAGGTTTCTTAGCGAATCTCGACGAATCATGGGCCGGGCTTTCGCTGACCATGCCGCTCAAAGAGGTTGCCATCGAACTGTGCGTTCAAGTTGATCCCACCGCCTTGGCGATCCGATCGGTCAATACCTTGCTGCCAGTCGCAGCGGGATGGTTCGGCACCAATACCGATGTCGCCGGAATCGTGCATTCCTTGGAAGAGATTGACCTCGAAGCAGGTCTTGACTCGGCTCTGATTCTCGGGGCAGGGGCAACCGCCAGGAGTGCGATTGCCGCGCTGGCAAAGATGCAAGTTCGAAACCTCGGCGTCACCGCTCGCCGACCTGAGCAACTTTCTGAGCTCATTGAACTTGCTCATGCCTTTGATATCTCTGCCAGCGCCGTTGGTTGGGAGCCGAAGGCTGAGAGTATGAATGTTGCTCTGGTGATCAGTTCGCTCCCCGGTGAAGCAGGATCAAGCTGGGCTGAAGCCGCGAAGAGCACAAACGCTGCTTTGCTCGACGTCGCCTATCACCCTTGGCCAACGCCATTGGCTGCTGCTTGGCCCAATGCGCGTATCGCGAGTGGAAGATCCATGTTGCTGTGGCAGGCGGTCGAACAAGTGCGACTCATGACGGGGCTTGAAGCTCCCGTCGAAGCCATGCGAGCCAGCCTGAACTGA
- the mltG gene encoding endolytic transglycosylase MltG: MTRRNRLITLLVTVGAVLALLVVFISSRGGSDFPGPGSGKAVVIVVRGDSLSGIANTLVEAGVVASDSAFLDAAKDNDKSQSIGPGRYSMLREMSGEGAVALMLDPKSRADSRLVLPEGLRLKQSVEDASQATGLATQDFDDALAHSSDLGLPTWAKGQAEGMLFPASYDLAGDESAPDVLKMLFTRFNQESKALNLESGAAALKLDPYSIMIVASMVQAEGNPSDYSKIARVVYNRLEAGTPLQLDTTVAYGLGITRVSLTADQLRTDTPYNTYLHAGLPPTPINSPGSAAIKAALSPAKGKWKYFVTVNLETGKTVFARNYQKFLRAKAELQAYLKAHG, encoded by the coding sequence GTGACTCGTCGAAATCGACTCATCACTCTGCTGGTCACCGTGGGAGCAGTGCTCGCACTTCTCGTGGTCTTCATCTCGAGTCGCGGTGGAAGTGATTTCCCTGGGCCGGGATCAGGGAAGGCTGTCGTGATTGTCGTTCGAGGAGATTCGCTTTCAGGTATTGCAAACACCTTGGTTGAGGCCGGAGTTGTCGCATCTGACAGCGCGTTCCTGGACGCAGCCAAGGACAATGACAAGTCCCAGTCCATTGGTCCAGGCAGATACAGCATGCTGCGGGAAATGAGTGGCGAAGGCGCAGTTGCCTTGATGTTGGATCCAAAATCGCGCGCTGACAGTCGACTTGTGCTGCCCGAGGGCCTGCGCCTCAAGCAGAGCGTTGAGGATGCTTCGCAGGCCACCGGACTTGCGACGCAGGACTTTGATGACGCGCTTGCGCATTCGTCCGACTTGGGACTGCCGACTTGGGCGAAGGGCCAAGCAGAAGGCATGCTCTTTCCAGCCAGTTATGACCTCGCAGGCGACGAGAGCGCCCCCGATGTATTGAAGATGCTCTTCACGCGCTTCAACCAGGAGAGCAAGGCTCTCAATCTGGAATCGGGCGCGGCTGCGCTGAAGCTGGATCCGTACTCGATCATGATCGTGGCGTCAATGGTGCAGGCCGAGGGCAACCCAAGTGACTACTCAAAGATTGCTCGCGTCGTCTACAACCGACTTGAAGCAGGGACGCCACTCCAGTTGGACACCACAGTTGCATACGGACTCGGCATCACTCGCGTGAGTTTGACCGCGGATCAACTGAGGACTGACACGCCCTACAACACCTATCTGCATGCCGGACTGCCACCGACTCCTATCAACTCGCCTGGTTCTGCAGCGATCAAGGCGGCACTGTCGCCAGCAAAGGGAAAGTGGAAGTACTTCGTCACGGTCAATCTGGAAACCGGAAAGACGGTCTTCGCGCGGAACTACCAGAAATTCCTGCGGGCCAAGGCGGAGCTTCAGGCATATCTGAAGGCCCATGGGTGA
- the aspS gene encoding aspartate--tRNA ligase: MIRSVLAGTLRAADSGTTVTLAGWVASRRDHGGVAFLDLRDSSGVVQVVVHDPEIAHGLRDEYCLKITGEVGIRPAGNENPDLPTGAIEVMSTELTVLSVAAPLPFPIDDRVAVGDEVRLKYRYLDLRRQSAGDALRMRSKVNQLARGVLLERDFIEIETPTLTRSTPEGARDFLVPVRLQPGDWYALPQSPQLFKQLLMVGGMERYFQIARCYRDEDFRADRQPEFTQLDIEMSFVEQEDVIELGEAIVRSLWQGVLGHEISAIPRMTYHEAMRRYGSDKPDLRFELELVELTAFFADTPFRVFQSEYVGAVVMPGGADQPRRQFDAWQDWAKQRGAKGLAYITVDAGGELGGPVAKNLSDTERAGIVAATGANPGDCIFFAAGKPSDSRTLLGSVRAEIAERLGLIQQGSWSFVWVIDAPMFELTDEGGWTAVHHPFTSPNNEWIDNFESAPSEALAWAYDIVCNGNEIGGGSIRIHQADVQQRVFGLLGMSEDEANDKFGFLLEAFKFGPPPHGGIAFGWDRICMLLAGASSLRDVIAFPKTGAGQDPLTGAPTPITGQQRKEAGIDGPPAKAQPAAVQS; this comes from the coding sequence GTGATTCGATCCGTCCTAGCCGGCACACTTCGGGCAGCTGACTCTGGGACCACTGTCACTCTCGCGGGCTGGGTTGCCAGCAGACGCGATCACGGCGGGGTGGCGTTCCTGGATCTTCGCGACTCATCTGGGGTGGTGCAGGTCGTCGTCCATGACCCGGAGATCGCGCACGGCCTTCGCGATGAGTACTGCCTGAAGATCACGGGTGAGGTCGGCATCCGTCCGGCCGGCAACGAGAATCCGGATCTACCAACCGGCGCCATCGAAGTCATGTCAACAGAGCTGACTGTTCTTTCGGTGGCCGCGCCTCTGCCTTTTCCTATTGACGATCGCGTAGCCGTTGGCGACGAGGTCCGGCTGAAGTACCGCTATCTGGATCTGCGACGCCAATCAGCCGGTGATGCTCTGCGCATGCGGTCCAAAGTCAATCAATTGGCACGCGGGGTCCTGCTCGAACGCGACTTCATTGAAATTGAGACGCCAACCCTGACTCGTTCAACTCCCGAAGGCGCACGCGACTTCCTGGTTCCAGTGCGACTGCAGCCCGGCGATTGGTATGCGCTGCCCCAGTCGCCGCAGTTGTTCAAACAGCTGCTGATGGTCGGCGGCATGGAGCGGTACTTTCAAATTGCCCGGTGCTATCGAGATGAAGATTTCCGCGCGGATCGCCAGCCCGAGTTCACTCAGCTGGATATCGAGATGTCATTCGTTGAGCAAGAAGACGTCATCGAACTTGGCGAGGCGATCGTGCGATCCCTGTGGCAGGGAGTGCTTGGCCACGAGATCAGCGCCATTCCACGCATGACGTATCACGAGGCCATGCGTCGCTACGGTTCAGACAAGCCTGACCTGCGCTTCGAGCTTGAGTTGGTAGAGCTCACAGCCTTCTTCGCCGACACCCCGTTTCGAGTCTTCCAATCCGAGTACGTGGGTGCAGTCGTGATGCCCGGTGGCGCAGATCAGCCGCGCCGGCAGTTCGATGCCTGGCAAGATTGGGCAAAGCAGCGCGGAGCTAAGGGCTTGGCTTACATCACCGTTGATGCAGGGGGCGAACTTGGCGGTCCAGTGGCCAAGAACCTCAGCGACACCGAGCGGGCGGGCATCGTGGCTGCCACGGGTGCCAATCCGGGAGACTGCATCTTCTTCGCTGCGGGCAAGCCATCTGATTCCCGTACTCTGCTCGGCTCAGTTCGTGCAGAGATTGCTGAGCGCCTTGGTTTGATTCAGCAAGGCAGTTGGTCCTTCGTCTGGGTTATCGACGCACCGATGTTCGAGTTGACAGACGAGGGTGGCTGGACAGCAGTTCATCACCCCTTCACATCGCCGAACAATGAGTGGATAGACAACTTCGAATCTGCACCGAGTGAGGCTTTGGCCTGGGCCTACGACATCGTCTGCAACGGCAACGAAATCGGCGGCGGATCGATCAGAATCCACCAAGCAGATGTACAGCAACGAGTGTTTGGCCTGCTGGGCATGAGCGAAGACGAAGCCAACGACAAATTCGGATTCCTTCTGGAAGCATTCAAGTTCGGCCCGCCTCCGCACGGAGGCATCGCCTTCGGCTGGGATCGCATCTGCATGCTGCTCGCCGGCGCGTCCTCGCTTCGCGATGTCATCGCCTTCCCCAAAACCGGTGCTGGGCAGGATCCGCTGACGGGCGCTCCCACACCTATTACTGGGCAGCAGCGCAAGGAAGCCGGTATTGACGGCCCGCCCGCCAAAGCCCAGCCGGCTGCCGTCCAGTCGTAA
- a CDS encoding peptidylprolyl isomerase translates to MTSSNKRERELARAKYERQQARRSQRQHNRRRNQRITAVVVVGAMVLVFGGWVAFNIFRGDDSSSAPVAEASPAVIASCTSATPSAAVPQSFAAAPKVDTSFPSGTTITFGTNCGDIVVRTLPKLAPATVTSEIYLAQQGFYDQTPCHRLTTAGIFVLQCGDPTGTGTGGPGYTLPDENLPAKTSTTYPAGTVAMANAGTGTSGSQFFIVYADSVLGPNYTVWGKVTSGLDNVKSVAAAGVADGGSDGAPAQTVVIQTATVSKS, encoded by the coding sequence GTGACTAGTAGCAACAAACGCGAGCGTGAACTGGCCCGAGCAAAGTACGAGCGTCAGCAGGCACGAAGGTCGCAGCGGCAACACAATCGTCGCCGCAATCAACGCATCACTGCTGTTGTTGTTGTAGGCGCAATGGTGCTCGTATTTGGCGGCTGGGTGGCGTTCAACATCTTCCGCGGGGACGACTCGTCATCAGCGCCCGTCGCCGAGGCCTCGCCTGCGGTGATCGCCAGTTGCACTTCAGCCACTCCCAGTGCGGCAGTACCACAAAGCTTCGCAGCCGCACCCAAGGTCGATACGAGCTTCCCTTCAGGAACAACCATCACCTTTGGCACCAATTGCGGAGACATCGTGGTTCGGACTCTGCCCAAACTGGCACCTGCGACAGTGACCTCGGAAATCTATTTGGCGCAGCAGGGCTTCTATGACCAGACTCCATGCCATCGCTTGACCACTGCCGGAATTTTCGTGCTCCAATGCGGCGACCCCACTGGAACCGGCACTGGCGGGCCCGGATACACCTTGCCTGACGAGAATCTCCCCGCTAAGACCAGCACCACCTACCCGGCAGGCACGGTGGCAATGGCCAACGCAGGCACGGGGACCTCGGGTTCGCAGTTCTTCATTGTCTATGCGGATTCGGTCCTGGGTCCCAATTACACGGTTTGGGGCAAGGTCACCTCAGGTCTGGATAACGTGAAGTCTGTCGCTGCCGCGGGGGTGGCTGATGGTGGAAGCGACGGTGCTCCGGCTCAAACTGTCGTGATCCAGACGGCAACGGTGAGCAAGTCCTGA
- a CDS encoding replication-associated recombination protein A, with amino-acid sequence MTLFDESHAVAPLAVRMRPSTVDDVVGQEIALGPGTPLRNLLTGQGSAISIILWGPPGTGKTTLASLVSLESGRSFEELSAVTAGVKDVRAVIEAARARSTINGQGTVLFIDEVHRFSKSQQDALLPAVENGWVTLIAATTENPSFSVISPLLSRSLVVTLQPLTDADIKELLERALNDPRGFDGRFSIEEEAMSDLVHLSIGDARRGLTALEAAAIAADSLGSTSIALEHVEQAVQHVALRYDKDGDQHYDVISAFIKSVRGSDPDAALHYLARMLEAGEDPRFIARRLMILASEDIGMAEPQVLQTAVAAAQSVAIVGMPEAQIILAHATIHAALAPKSNAVITAIGEAANDVRRGRVGSVPIWLRDAHYPGAKEHGHGDAYVYPHDLAEGVAAQSYLPEVLQGVRYYRPTQHGAEAAWARVAERLEQLRSPEH; translated from the coding sequence ATGACCCTGTTCGACGAGAGCCACGCGGTCGCACCGCTGGCTGTTCGAATGCGGCCATCGACTGTTGATGATGTCGTCGGTCAAGAGATTGCGCTTGGCCCGGGTACCCCTTTGCGCAATCTGCTAACCGGTCAGGGTTCGGCGATTTCGATCATTCTTTGGGGGCCTCCTGGCACCGGAAAAACAACGTTAGCCTCCTTGGTTTCATTAGAGTCTGGGCGTTCCTTCGAAGAGCTTTCTGCGGTCACCGCTGGCGTCAAGGATGTGCGCGCAGTCATCGAAGCGGCTCGCGCTCGATCAACAATCAATGGGCAGGGCACGGTTCTGTTCATTGATGAAGTCCATCGGTTCAGCAAGAGTCAGCAAGATGCGCTCTTGCCCGCTGTGGAAAATGGCTGGGTCACGTTGATTGCAGCCACCACCGAGAACCCGAGCTTCTCAGTGATCTCACCGCTGCTGTCGCGCAGTCTTGTGGTGACCCTCCAGCCACTGACTGATGCCGACATCAAGGAATTGCTGGAGCGCGCGCTCAATGACCCTCGCGGATTCGATGGTCGATTCTCCATTGAAGAGGAAGCGATGAGCGATCTCGTCCACCTCAGCATCGGAGATGCACGTCGTGGCCTGACGGCCTTGGAGGCTGCTGCAATCGCCGCCGATTCGCTCGGATCGACGAGCATCGCTCTTGAGCATGTGGAGCAAGCCGTTCAACATGTGGCCTTGCGCTACGACAAGGACGGCGATCAGCACTATGACGTCATCAGCGCCTTCATCAAGAGTGTGCGGGGCAGCGATCCCGATGCCGCGCTGCACTACCTCGCCAGAATGCTCGAGGCGGGAGAGGATCCGCGCTTCATTGCTCGAAGGCTGATGATCTTGGCCAGTGAAGACATCGGGATGGCCGAACCGCAGGTGCTGCAAACAGCCGTTGCTGCCGCACAGTCCGTGGCTATCGTCGGGATGCCCGAGGCTCAGATCATTCTTGCTCATGCCACGATCCATGCGGCCCTGGCGCCGAAGTCAAATGCAGTCATCACGGCGATCGGTGAAGCGGCCAATGATGTGCGTCGCGGCCGAGTCGGCAGTGTGCCGATCTGGCTTCGTGACGCGCACTATCCAGGGGCCAAGGAGCACGGCCACGGCGATGCTTACGTGTACCCACATGACCTGGCCGAAGGAGTAGCCGCCCAGAGCTATTTGCCAGAAGTGCTGCAAGGGGTGCGTTACTACCGCCCAACCCAACATGGTGCCGAGGCAGCATGGGCCCGAGTGGCCGAAAGGCTTGAGCAGTTGCGTTCGCCTGAGCATTAG
- a CDS encoding MBL fold metallo-hydrolase, which yields MIVAGFPAGTFGTNCFVIACDPGEPCLIIDPGQDSIDGLMEIISEHRLLPAAVLVTHGHLDHAWSVAPLSHDFGIPTYIHSEDRYRLAELAGSTINANREALLRMTKGALELTEPEDVRLIADDEVLDFAGIQLRVRHAPGHTEGSVVFERAADDEVPSIMFSGDLLFAGSIGRTDLDGGSMELMQQSLQRIVLPADDDMVVLPGHGPQTTIGQERMTNPFLQLGNEYFPARTGL from the coding sequence GTGATTGTGGCTGGCTTTCCTGCGGGAACCTTTGGCACCAATTGCTTCGTCATTGCCTGTGATCCTGGCGAGCCGTGCTTGATCATTGACCCTGGCCAGGACTCCATTGACGGTCTGATGGAGATCATCAGCGAGCACCGTCTGTTGCCTGCTGCAGTTCTCGTCACGCATGGTCATCTTGACCACGCCTGGTCGGTGGCTCCTTTGAGTCACGACTTCGGCATCCCTACCTACATTCATTCTGAGGATCGGTACCGGCTTGCTGAACTTGCAGGCTCCACGATCAATGCCAATCGCGAGGCACTGCTGCGGATGACCAAAGGTGCCTTGGAGCTGACTGAGCCCGAAGATGTGCGCTTGATCGCCGATGACGAGGTGCTTGATTTCGCGGGCATTCAACTCCGTGTTCGACACGCACCGGGTCACACCGAGGGCTCAGTCGTCTTTGAGCGCGCTGCAGACGATGAAGTGCCTTCCATCATGTTCAGCGGGGATCTGCTTTTCGCAGGCAGCATCGGTCGCACTGACCTTGATGGCGGGAGCATGGAGTTGATGCAGCAGTCACTGCAGCGAATCGTTCTTCCTGCTGACGACGACATGGTTGTGCTGCCCGGACACGGTCCGCAGACCACCATTGGCCAGGAACGAATGACCAACCCTTTCCTCCAGCTGGGCAATGAGTACTTCCCCGCTAGGACTGGGTTGTAA
- the ruvX gene encoding Holliday junction resolvase RuvX, with amino-acid sequence MSAGVLLACDVGTVRIGVARSDAGRILAVPLASVPAGEDSISALLALVLEYSAVEIIVGLPLKMDGTEGASAEMARSWAAKLAANTDLPVRLVDERLTTVQAQRGLHAAGRTVKNSRSAIDSASAAVLLQSVLESRTDR; translated from the coding sequence GTGTCCGCCGGCGTGCTGCTTGCCTGCGATGTCGGCACAGTGCGCATCGGCGTGGCGCGTAGCGATGCTGGGCGAATTCTCGCGGTGCCGCTCGCCAGCGTGCCCGCCGGTGAAGACTCCATCAGCGCATTGCTGGCACTGGTTCTTGAATACTCGGCGGTTGAGATCATCGTCGGATTGCCGCTCAAGATGGACGGCACCGAAGGCGCATCGGCTGAAATGGCCCGAAGTTGGGCGGCGAAGTTGGCAGCCAACACCGACCTGCCTGTGCGCTTGGTTGATGAGCGCCTTACGACCGTGCAAGCGCAACGTGGACTGCACGCGGCCGGGCGCACGGTGAAGAACTCGCGATCGGCAATCGACAGTGCCTCGGCAGCGGTGCTCCTGCAATCAGTGCTCGAAAGCAGGACTGATCGGTGA
- the alaS gene encoding alanine--tRNA ligase, with the protein MDSAEIRSRFLRYYADRGHQIVPSASLLLDDPTLLFVNAGMVPFKPYFLGEAPAPYPRATSVQKCVRTQDIEEVGRTARHASFFQMAGNFSFGDYFKELAIPMAWELLTSSVADGGYGFPEDKLWATVYLDDDEAIDIWHTQVGLPLDRIQRRGMADNFWSMGVPGPCGPCSEIYYDRGPQHGRDGGPVADEDRYLEVWNLVFMQSERGEGPAKEDYPILADLPAKNIDTGMGLERMAALLQGVDNIYEIDTTRGILDRAVALTGTKYGATPKSDVALRVIADHARTCAFLIGDGVLPGNEGRGYVLRRLMRRVIRTMRLLGAQDPSMGELIDATVLTMAPQYPELNDEASRIRQIAIAEESVFIQTLRAGTTIFDTAARGIRDSGGSTVSGEQAFALHDTYGFPIDLTLEMAAEQGLHVDEAGFRTLMGQQRERAKADARERKVGLTATTAYREILETGGRTSFTGYSEVDTEATIIGLVRDGQSVPVAVPGDHLEIILDRSPFYAESGGQLGDRGRIVTSSGAVADVYDVQTPVPGLFVHRSEVLSGEFAVGTGVVGHVNVQRRRAISRAHTATHLIHRAFREQLGDTATQMGSENAPGRLRFDFPSPAPISANVMQTVEARVNEVLLEDLAVTAQNMTQVQARALGAMALFGEKYGDQVRVISVGDWAHELCGGTHAQRSGQLGVVTFLGEGSIGTGVRRVEALVGADAYQFLAREHVLVNRLTELLKVPADQIPDRIERTIASLKTAERDLEKIRKSQLSASVDDVIGAGEAIGPIRVWAFEAPAGMDAAQLREVVVQVKGRNRPENPVVLFGTVVADGKVSAIATANEGAIELGVGANLLLEVALPLLGGRGGGKPDLAQGGGTNPAGVTAALEAVRATIAAKVAN; encoded by the coding sequence GTGGATTCCGCCGAAATCCGCAGTCGTTTCCTGCGCTATTACGCCGATCGCGGGCATCAAATCGTGCCATCGGCTTCCTTGCTGCTTGACGATCCGACACTGCTTTTCGTCAACGCCGGCATGGTGCCCTTCAAGCCCTATTTCCTAGGAGAAGCTCCAGCGCCATATCCACGAGCAACCAGCGTCCAGAAATGCGTGCGCACTCAGGACATCGAAGAAGTAGGAAGGACTGCTCGCCACGCCTCGTTCTTCCAGATGGCAGGCAACTTCTCCTTTGGAGATTACTTCAAAGAATTGGCAATTCCGATGGCCTGGGAGTTGCTCACCAGTTCGGTGGCAGATGGCGGCTATGGCTTCCCTGAGGACAAGCTCTGGGCAACGGTGTACCTGGACGACGACGAGGCTATAGACATTTGGCATACGCAGGTAGGTCTGCCCCTGGATCGCATTCAACGCCGAGGGATGGCCGACAACTTCTGGTCGATGGGCGTGCCGGGACCTTGTGGGCCTTGTTCGGAGATCTATTACGACCGAGGTCCGCAGCATGGCCGTGATGGTGGACCTGTCGCCGACGAGGACCGCTACCTGGAGGTCTGGAATCTGGTCTTCATGCAGTCCGAGCGCGGCGAAGGGCCGGCCAAGGAGGATTACCCGATCCTGGCCGATCTCCCGGCGAAGAACATCGACACCGGCATGGGTCTTGAGCGGATGGCTGCGCTCCTTCAGGGCGTGGACAACATCTATGAGATCGACACGACTCGGGGCATTCTTGATCGCGCCGTTGCACTGACAGGTACGAAGTACGGGGCCACGCCGAAGTCAGATGTCGCCCTTCGCGTGATTGCTGACCACGCACGCACGTGTGCTTTTCTTATCGGCGATGGCGTGCTGCCCGGCAACGAGGGCCGCGGCTATGTGCTGCGCAGATTGATGCGCCGAGTCATTCGCACGATGCGTCTGCTCGGAGCTCAAGATCCGAGCATGGGCGAACTCATCGATGCCACCGTGCTCACTATGGCTCCGCAGTACCCAGAGCTCAACGACGAGGCAAGTCGGATTCGTCAGATCGCCATCGCAGAAGAGTCGGTCTTCATCCAGACACTGCGCGCCGGCACCACGATCTTCGATACGGCAGCCCGGGGCATTCGCGATTCTGGCGGCAGCACGGTGTCCGGCGAGCAGGCATTCGCGCTGCATGACACCTACGGCTTCCCAATCGATCTCACCCTGGAAATGGCGGCAGAGCAGGGCCTGCATGTTGATGAGGCGGGCTTTCGCACGTTGATGGGCCAGCAACGCGAGCGAGCCAAGGCTGATGCTCGCGAGCGGAAGGTTGGCCTCACGGCCACGACCGCCTATCGCGAAATCCTCGAAACCGGAGGCCGTACAAGTTTTACCGGCTACAGCGAAGTCGATACTGAAGCAACAATCATCGGTCTGGTTCGCGATGGCCAGAGCGTGCCGGTCGCGGTTCCGGGTGATCATCTCGAAATCATTCTTGACCGCTCTCCCTTCTATGCAGAATCAGGCGGTCAACTCGGTGACCGCGGGCGGATCGTCACTTCAAGCGGTGCGGTCGCCGATGTCTACGACGTCCAGACGCCGGTGCCTGGATTGTTCGTGCACCGAAGTGAAGTGCTGTCAGGTGAGTTCGCGGTTGGCACTGGAGTTGTCGGGCATGTCAATGTGCAACGACGTCGAGCAATCTCACGAGCTCACACAGCAACGCACCTCATCCACCGAGCCTTTCGCGAGCAATTGGGCGATACCGCTACGCAGATGGGTTCCGAGAACGCCCCCGGGCGGCTCCGGTTCGACTTCCCAAGCCCAGCACCGATCTCTGCAAACGTGATGCAGACAGTCGAGGCAAGAGTCAACGAGGTTCTGCTCGAAGATCTCGCGGTGACTGCCCAGAACATGACGCAGGTCCAGGCGAGGGCGCTGGGAGCCATGGCGCTGTTCGGTGAGAAGTATGGCGATCAGGTGCGGGTTATTTCGGTGGGCGATTGGGCCCATGAACTGTGCGGTGGCACCCATGCTCAGCGCTCAGGGCAACTGGGAGTTGTCACCTTTCTGGGCGAGGGCTCGATCGGCACCGGCGTGCGAAGGGTCGAGGCTCTTGTCGGAGCCGATGCGTATCAGTTCCTGGCACGCGAGCATGTGTTGGTCAATCGTCTGACCGAGTTGCTGAAGGTGCCCGCAGATCAAATCCCGGATCGAATCGAGCGCACAATCGCTTCATTGAAGACAGCCGAACGCGATCTTGAAAAAATTCGGAAATCGCAATTGTCGGCAAGCGTCGACGATGTGATTGGTGCCGGCGAAGCAATCGGACCGATCCGCGTTTGGGCCTTTGAAGCGCCGGCCGGCATGGATGCAGCGCAACTGCGCGAGGTTGTTGTGCAGGTGAAGGGTCGCAATCGCCCCGAGAATCCTGTGGTGTTGTTTGGCACGGTTGTCGCCGACGGCAAGGTTTCAGCAATCGCCACGGCCAATGAGGGGGCGATCGAACTAGGTGTTGGCGCAAACCTGTTGCTCGAAGTAGCCCTGCCATTGCTCGGAGGTCGCGGTGGCGGTAAGCCTGACCTTGCTCAAGGAGGCGGCACTAACCCAGCAGGGGTGACCGCTGCCCTTGAGGCCGTGCGAGCAACCATCGCGGCAAAGGTGGCCAACTGA